In Chelonia mydas isolate rCheMyd1 chromosome 20, rCheMyd1.pri.v2, whole genome shotgun sequence, a single genomic region encodes these proteins:
- the LOC102930202 gene encoding keratin, type II cytoskeletal 8 has translation MSVRITKNTYRSTTSAPTRSFSSRSYTGGPVGSTRISSSYSSYGGSRYGGGSMRGPSVGYGLGAGGGIAAVSVNPTLLSPLNLEIDPTLQHVRKQEKEQIKTLNDKFASFIDKVRFLEQQNKMLETKWNLLQGQKTTRSNMNNMFEAYINNLRRQLDGLGQEKLKLEAELGNMQGLVEDFKNKYEDEINHRTEKENEFVLLKKDVDEAYMNKVELESRLESLTDEINFLRQLYDEELRELQSQVSDTSVILTIDNNRKLDLDGIIAEVKAQYEDMANRSRAEAENMYKTKYEEIQAVAGKHGDDLRTTKTEINELSRMIQRLQSEIDSLKGQRASLEAAITEAEERGEMAIKDASAKLAELEAALQRAKQDMARQLREYQELMNVKLALDIEIATYRKLLEGEESRLESGLQHMSIQTKMTGYSGGLGSAYGGYGGGYSSSYSSGGYSLTSPTLESSALARSKAIVIKKIETKDGRLVSETSNVLSN, from the exons ATGTCTGTCAGAATAACCAAAAACACCTACAGGAGCACCACCTCTGCTCCCACTCGCTCCTTCAGCAGCCGTTCCTACACAGGTGGCCCCGTGGGCAGCACCAGGATAAGCTCGTCCTACTCCAGCTATGGTGGGAGCAGGTATGGAGGAGGCAGCATGCGGGGACCGTCGGTGGGCTACGGACTCGGTGCCGGGGGTGGCATCGCTGCCGTCAGCGTCAATCCGACCCTGTTGTCACCCCTCAACCTGGAGATCGACCCCACCCTCCAGCACGTGCGGAAGCAGGAGAAGGAGCAGATCAAGACCCTCAACGACAAATTCGCCTCCTTCATTGACAAG GTccgcttcctggagcagcagaaCAAGATGCTGGAGACCAAGTGGAACCTGCTGCAGGGCCAGAAGACCACCCGCAGCAACATGAACAACATGTTCGAGGCCTACATCAACAACCTGCGCAGGCAGCTGGACGGCCTGGGCCAGGAGAAGCTCAAGCTGGAGGCTGAGCTGGGTAACATGCAGGGCCTGGTGGAGGACTTCAAGAATAA gtaCGAGGATGAAATCAACCACCGCACTGAGAAGGAGAACGAATTTGTCCTGCTGAAGAAG GATGTGGACGAGGCCTACATGAACAAGGTGGAGCTGGAGTCCCGGCTGGAAAGCCTGACTGACGAGATCAACTTCCTGAGGCAGCTGTATGACGAG GAGCTGCGTGAGCTGCAGTCCCAGGTCTCTGACACCTCTGTGATCCTGACCATCGACAACAATCGCAAGCTGGACCTGGACGGCATCATCGCGGAGGTTAAAGCGCAGTACGAGGACATGGCCAACAGGAGCCGGGCGGAGGCTGAGAACATGTATAAGACCAAG TACGAGGAGATCCAGGCGGTGGCGGGGAAGCACGGGGATGACCTCCGTACCACCAAGACCGAGATCAACGAGCTCAGCAGGATGATCCAACGGCTACAGTCGGAGATTGATTCTCTGAAAGGCCAG cgtGCCAGCTTGGAAGCAGCCATTACTGAGGCCGAGGAGCGTGGCGAGATGGCCATCAAAGATGCCAGCGCCaagctggctgagctggaggcTGCCCTGCAGAGAGCCAAGCAGGACATGGCCCGCCAGCTGCGGGAGTACCAGGAGCTGATGAATGTCAAGCTGGCGCTGGATATCGAGATCGCCACCTACAGGAAGCTGCtggaaggagaggagagcag GCTGGAGTCCGGGCTGCAACACATGAGCATTCAGACCAAGATGACTGGCTATTCAG GTGGGCTTGGCAGCGCATACGGTGGTTATGGGGGAGGATACAGCAGCTCATACTCGAGCGGCGGCTACTCCCTGACTTCACCCACACTGGAGAGTTCGGCTCTTGCCAGGTCAAAGGCCATCGTGATCAAGAAAATTGAGACCAAGGACGGGAGACTGGTGTCCGAGACCTCCAACGTCCTGTCCAACTGA